Proteins from a single region of Crassaminicella profunda:
- the aroE gene encoding shikimate dehydrogenase, with protein MKLYGLIGEKLTHSFSPKIHEIIFKELKRKGHYHLFEIKRENLKDALYGLKALEVGGVNVTIPYKVDLMKYLDEISEEAKRIGAVNTICFRDGKTIGYNTDYYGFGMMLDTNDIQIENKRAAVLGTGGASKAVLQYLLDGGIKDITLVSRDVHKGKEKYKEFKMISYKEVKTLKDYDMLINCTPCGMYPHVDVSPVKKEDLLNFHTAIDLIYNPQETLLLKESKEKGLKAVNGLYMLVGQAIKAQELWNDVKIDNHICDKVYEEIARL; from the coding sequence ATGAAACTTTACGGTCTTATAGGAGAAAAATTAACGCATAGCTTTTCTCCTAAGATCCATGAAATAATATTTAAAGAATTAAAAAGAAAAGGACATTATCATTTGTTTGAAATCAAAAGAGAAAATTTAAAGGATGCCTTATATGGATTAAAAGCTTTAGAGGTAGGGGGCGTAAATGTAACCATTCCTTATAAGGTTGATTTAATGAAGTATTTAGATGAAATATCAGAAGAGGCTAAAAGAATAGGTGCTGTAAATACAATATGCTTTAGAGATGGAAAAACTATTGGATACAATACAGATTATTATGGATTTGGAATGATGCTTGATACAAATGATATTCAAATAGAAAATAAAAGGGCCGCTGTATTAGGAACAGGAGGAGCTTCAAAGGCAGTGCTGCAATATCTTTTAGATGGAGGAATAAAAGATATCACTCTTGTAAGTAGAGATGTTCATAAAGGGAAAGAAAAGTATAAGGAATTTAAAATGATCTCTTATAAGGAGGTAAAAACTCTAAAAGATTATGACATGCTCATCAATTGTACTCCGTGTGGTATGTATCCTCATGTGGATGTTTCACCAGTAAAAAAAGAAGACCTTTTAAATTTTCATACGGCTATTGATTTAATCTATAATCCACAAGAGACGTTGCTTTTAAAAGAATCAAAGGAAAAAGGATTAAAAGCTGTAAATGGACTTTATATGTTGGTAGGTCAAGCTATAAAAGCACAGGAATTGTGGAATGATGTAAAAATAGATAATCATATCTGTGATAAGGTATATGAGGAGATTGCTAGGTTATAG
- the aroA gene encoding 3-phosphoshikimate 1-carboxyvinyltransferase, giving the protein MKCVEINPSVLNGEVKIPPSKSMSHRAIICAALSEGESLIENIAFSDDIIATLEAMKSFGITAQNSEIDENGICSVHIQGKKKLKLLNHQIDCKESGSTIRFLIPMAGILGEKVTYTGRGKLVERPLDTYYKIFKEQNIDYSNNEGKLPLSVEGILKSGTFKMKGNISSQFITGLLFVLPLLDGDSKILITTELESKGYVDLTLDMLKKFSIEVENNNYEEFIIKGNQKYKSDNYRVEGDFSQAAFFIVAGILGESMKCKDLNIDSLQGDKAILDIVGKMGADIAIHDDFVKVKQSKTEGMIIDASQCPDLVPILSVLGALSKGTTKIVNAARLRIKESDRLKAMATELSKLGADIKELEDGLEIHGKEELKGGVVDSWNDHRIAMALAVASIKCTEPVIIQNNDAVKKSYPRFWKDFEKLGGKINEQPMGK; this is encoded by the coding sequence GTGAAGTGTGTAGAAATTAATCCATCCGTATTAAATGGAGAAGTAAAAATACCGCCATCGAAAAGTATGAGTCATAGAGCCATTATTTGTGCAGCTCTTTCTGAAGGAGAGAGCCTTATAGAAAATATTGCATTTTCTGATGATATTATTGCAACGCTAGAAGCTATGAAATCCTTTGGTATTACAGCACAAAATTCGGAAATAGATGAAAATGGAATATGTAGTGTGCATATACAAGGAAAGAAAAAATTAAAATTATTGAATCATCAAATTGACTGTAAAGAATCTGGTTCTACCATTAGATTTTTAATTCCCATGGCAGGCATTTTAGGTGAAAAGGTAACCTATACGGGAAGAGGAAAACTTGTGGAACGTCCTCTTGATACGTACTATAAGATTTTTAAAGAGCAAAATATAGATTATTCAAATAATGAAGGAAAACTACCTTTAAGCGTAGAGGGAATACTAAAATCAGGTACTTTTAAAATGAAAGGAAATATTAGTTCACAGTTTATAACAGGTCTTTTATTTGTACTCCCCCTTCTTGATGGAGATTCTAAAATCCTTATTACAACGGAGCTTGAATCTAAGGGGTATGTAGATTTAACACTAGATATGCTGAAAAAATTCTCTATAGAGGTAGAAAATAATAACTATGAAGAGTTTATCATTAAAGGAAATCAAAAGTATAAGTCTGACAATTATAGAGTAGAAGGAGATTTTTCACAAGCAGCCTTCTTTATTGTAGCAGGAATATTAGGAGAATCTATGAAGTGCAAAGATCTAAATATAGATTCTTTACAAGGGGATAAAGCTATTTTAGATATTGTAGGGAAAATGGGAGCAGATATAGCTATTCATGATGATTTTGTTAAAGTTAAGCAGTCAAAAACTGAAGGAATGATCATTGATGCATCCCAATGTCCTGATTTAGTGCCCATCCTTTCTGTTTTAGGAGCCCTTAGTAAGGGAACAACCAAAATAGTCAATGCAGCGAGACTTCGTATAAAGGAATCCGATAGACTAAAGGCTATGGCAACAGAATTAAGTAAATTAGGTGCAGATATAAAAGAATTAGAAGATGGTTTAGAGATTCATGGAAAAGAAGAACTAAAGGGTGGGGTCGTTGATAGCTGGAATGATCATCGTATTGCTATGGCTTTAGCCGTTGCCTCTATAAAGTGTACGGAGCCTGTCATCATACAAAACAATGATGCTGTGAAAAAATCTTATCCAAGATTTTGGAAAGATTTTGAAAAACTAGGAGGAAAAATTAATGAGCAACCTATGGGGAAATAA
- a CDS encoding prephenate dehydrogenase, producing MDGFDFNITIVGLGLIGGSYAMALKELKPKNLWAVDIDKEAIEIAQRKGIIDKGYTDVKVPLKDSDIIILCVYPALMTKFIKENMQFFKKGAIITDVAGTKETLIKEINRFLRKDLDFIGGHPMAGREYKGLSFASKDIFVGANYILTPTPYNKKENIALIEKIVKGIGCKNIMKISAKKHDEIMAYTSQLPHIMAAALMKGVKEETHLFVAGSFRDATRVARLNGRLWADLLIDNQENTIEKIEEFEEYVGSIKNAIINKDHEELETIFEDARIKREEFIKKCQH from the coding sequence TTGGACGGCTTTGATTTTAATATTACTATAGTGGGATTAGGACTTATTGGTGGTTCTTATGCCATGGCACTAAAGGAATTGAAACCTAAAAACTTATGGGCAGTGGATATAGACAAAGAGGCTATTGAAATTGCCCAAAGGAAGGGTATTATTGATAAGGGATATACAGATGTAAAAGTTCCTTTAAAGGATTCAGATATAATTATTCTATGTGTATATCCAGCGTTAATGACAAAATTCATAAAAGAGAATATGCAATTTTTTAAAAAGGGAGCCATTATTACAGATGTAGCAGGTACAAAGGAGACATTAATAAAAGAAATCAATCGTTTTTTAAGAAAAGATTTAGATTTTATTGGAGGCCATCCTATGGCGGGAAGAGAATATAAGGGACTATCCTTTGCATCAAAGGATATATTTGTAGGTGCAAATTATATTCTTACACCTACTCCATATAATAAAAAAGAAAATATAGCATTAATAGAAAAAATAGTGAAAGGGATAGGCTGTAAAAATATCATGAAGATCAGTGCAAAAAAGCATGATGAAATCATGGCTTATACAAGCCAACTACCACATATTATGGCAGCGGCATTGATGAAGGGGGTAAAGGAAGAAACTCATCTATTTGTTGCAGGGAGCTTTAGGGACGCTACAAGAGTTGCTAGACTAAATGGAAGGCTTTGGGCGGATCTCTTAATAGATAATCAAGAAAATACAATAGAAAAAATAGAGGAATTTGAAGAATATGTTGGAAGTATCAAAAATGCTATAATCAATAAAGACCATGAAGAATTAGAAACTATATTTGAAGATGCAAGAATAAAGAGAGAGGAATTTATAAAAAAATGCCAACATTAA
- the aroC gene encoding chorismate synthase codes for MSNLWGNNIKVSIFGESHGKGIGVVIDGLKGGITLDLEEINREMQRRAPGKSKLATSRKEKDQFDILSGYFNNKTTGTPLCAVIYNTNQRSKDYEKTKAMIRPGHADYTGYVKYFGANDYRGGGHFSGRITAPLVFAGSVAKQILGKKDIFIGSHIKSIGSIVEEGFDSVNIKGELLKKLTHKEFPVIDDEKGSIMKEAILKAKSKEDSIGGIIETAIINFPVGVGSPFFDSIESKVSHMLFSIPGVKGVEFGEGFSITSMKGSYANDEYFIEEDKIKTFTNHNGGILGGISNGMPIIFKAALKPTPSIGKMQRSVHIEKRENINMKIEGRHDPCIVPRAVPVVEAAAAIALLDLLMEKDGIGWMI; via the coding sequence ATGAGCAACCTATGGGGAAATAACATAAAGGTTTCTATTTTCGGAGAATCTCACGGAAAAGGAATTGGTGTTGTCATAGATGGACTTAAAGGCGGAATCACTCTAGACTTAGAGGAAATCAACAGAGAAATGCAAAGAAGAGCACCTGGAAAAAGTAAGTTAGCTACATCGAGAAAAGAAAAGGATCAATTTGACATATTAAGTGGATATTTTAACAATAAAACCACAGGAACACCTCTTTGTGCTGTCATATACAATACCAATCAGCGGTCAAAGGATTATGAAAAAACAAAGGCTATGATAAGACCTGGGCATGCTGATTATACAGGATATGTAAAATATTTTGGAGCCAATGATTATAGAGGGGGAGGGCATTTTTCAGGAAGAATAACGGCACCTCTTGTTTTCGCAGGATCAGTGGCAAAACAAATTTTAGGGAAAAAGGATATATTCATTGGAAGTCATATCAAAAGCATTGGATCTATTGTAGAAGAAGGTTTTGATAGTGTAAATATAAAAGGAGAACTTTTAAAAAAATTGACCCACAAAGAATTTCCTGTTATAGATGATGAAAAGGGAAGTATCATGAAAGAGGCGATTTTAAAAGCAAAGAGTAAAGAAGATTCTATTGGAGGAATTATAGAGACAGCTATCATAAACTTTCCAGTAGGAGTAGGTTCTCCATTTTTTGATTCTATAGAAAGTAAGGTTTCTCATATGTTATTTTCTATTCCTGGGGTTAAGGGGGTTGAATTTGGGGAAGGATTTTCTATTACAAGTATGAAAGGATCATATGCCAATGATGAATATTTTATAGAAGAAGACAAAATAAAAACCTTTACCAATCATAATGGAGGAATCCTTGGTGGAATTAGTAATGGCATGCCTATCATTTTTAAAGCAGCCCTCAAGCCCACCCCTTCTATTGGAAAAATGCAGAGAAGTGTTCATATAGAAAAAAGAGAAAATATAAATATGAAAATAGAAGGACGGCATGATCCTTGTATTGTACCAAGAGCAGTACCTGTAGTAGAAGCTGCAGCAGCAATAGCCTTATTGGATCTTTTAATGGAAAAGGATGGGATAGGATGGATGATTTAG
- a CDS encoding chorismate mutase, producing the protein MDDLDKLRNEIDYIDKEMVKLFERRMETVLKIAQYKKINHMPVFHKDREIQVIKKNIDHLKNKSFQEPTEEFFKKLMEISRSVQKEELKSIEEENKKRDDDKLIVGFQGVEGSFSEQALIEYFGENATRKNVREFKDVFESLKRDEINYGVLPIENSSTGGIAEVYDLLRQYGFYIIGEKCIKVEHHLLGMKGTKMEDIKEVYSHPQAFSQSSEFFKKYEDLKLIPYKNTAMSAKLIKDENTKMKAAVASKKAAKLYDLDIIASNINYNKSNYTRFIIIGKNLEMDLKANKISVVVATPHRAGALYGILRYFAENNLNMLKIESRPMINKSWEYFFYIDFEGNLNEEVVKKSIDLIGQGSSFFQLLGNYKEHNR; encoded by the coding sequence ATGGATGATTTAGATAAGCTACGGAATGAAATTGATTATATTGATAAAGAAATGGTAAAGCTCTTTGAAAGACGTATGGAAACCGTATTAAAAATCGCCCAATATAAAAAAATAAATCATATGCCTGTATTTCATAAAGATAGAGAAATTCAAGTAATAAAGAAAAATATTGATCATTTAAAAAACAAATCTTTTCAGGAACCAACAGAAGAATTTTTCAAAAAGTTGATGGAAATTAGTCGAAGTGTTCAGAAGGAAGAATTGAAAAGTATTGAAGAAGAAAATAAAAAAAGAGATGATGATAAACTGATAGTAGGATTTCAAGGGGTAGAAGGTTCTTTTAGTGAACAAGCCTTGATAGAATATTTTGGAGAAAATGCTACTCGAAAAAATGTTCGTGAATTTAAAGATGTATTTGAAAGCTTAAAAAGAGATGAAATCAATTATGGTGTACTACCCATTGAAAACTCTTCTACGGGTGGTATTGCAGAAGTGTATGATCTTTTAAGGCAATATGGATTTTACATTATAGGAGAGAAATGTATAAAAGTAGAGCACCATTTGTTAGGAATGAAAGGGACAAAAATGGAGGATATAAAAGAAGTATATTCTCATCCTCAGGCATTTAGTCAATCAAGTGAATTTTTTAAAAAATATGAAGATCTTAAATTAATCCCTTACAAAAATACGGCAATGAGTGCAAAGCTTATAAAGGATGAAAATACAAAAATGAAGGCTGCTGTAGCCAGTAAGAAGGCAGCGAAGTTATATGATTTAGATATTATTGCATCCAATATAAATTATAATAAAAGCAATTATACAAGATTTATTATTATAGGAAAAAATTTAGAAATGGATTTAAAGGCTAACAAAATTAGTGTAGTAGTAGCAACTCCTCACAGGGCAGGAGCATTATATGGTATTTTAAGATACTTTGCAGAAAATAATTTGAATATGTTAAAAATAGAATCTAGACCAATGATTAACAAGTCATGGGAATACTTCTTTTATATAGATTTTGAGGGAAATTTAAATGAAGAGGTTGTAAAGAAATCCATTGATTTAATTGGGCAAGGGAGTAGCTTTTTTCAACTTCTTGGAAATTACAAAGAACATAACAGATAG
- the aroB gene encoding 3-dehydroquinate synthase, giving the protein MPTLNINLPEKKYPILIKKGMLNHIGEEIKKIYKNKKIAIVTDNNVEKIYGQRIKEQLRNDFEIKMIVVEPGEKSKSISVLQNVYEELLDFEITRGDLIMAFGGGVVGDLTGFAAATLLRGIPFIQVPTSLLAQIDSSVGGKVAVNLPKGKNLVGNFYHPKAVFIDPELLKTLDNRFFCDGMAEIIKYGCIRDQNLFDDLLNYTKEELFEHLEKIIYTCCHIKKSIVERDELDTGERMLLNFGHTLGHAVEKHYRYEKYTHGEAVAIGMYHITKKGEAMGITEKGTKNFIKEILCKYDLPYEMPPMDQEEIIKTIGLDKKNKGQYMNMVLIKKIGESFIEKIHRKDIEVLI; this is encoded by the coding sequence ATGCCAACATTAAATATAAATCTTCCAGAAAAGAAATATCCAATATTGATTAAAAAGGGAATGCTAAATCATATTGGAGAAGAAATTAAAAAAATATACAAAAATAAAAAAATTGCAATTGTTACAGATAATAATGTAGAAAAAATATATGGACAAAGAATCAAGGAACAACTAAGGAATGATTTTGAAATAAAAATGATTGTGGTAGAGCCTGGAGAAAAAAGCAAATCAATAAGTGTATTACAAAATGTATATGAGGAACTTTTAGACTTTGAAATCACTAGAGGAGATTTAATCATGGCCTTTGGAGGTGGTGTTGTAGGAGATTTAACAGGATTTGCAGCTGCGACACTTCTACGAGGAATTCCATTTATACAAGTTCCAACTTCTCTTTTAGCACAAATTGATAGTAGCGTAGGAGGGAAGGTGGCTGTTAATTTACCTAAAGGCAAAAATCTAGTAGGAAATTTTTATCATCCTAAAGCAGTGTTTATAGATCCAGAGCTTTTAAAAACACTAGATAATAGATTTTTCTGTGATGGAATGGCAGAGATCATTAAATATGGGTGTATAAGAGATCAAAATCTTTTTGATGATTTATTAAACTATACAAAGGAAGAATTGTTTGAACATTTAGAAAAAATCATCTATACATGTTGTCATATCAAAAAAAGTATTGTTGAGCGAGATGAATTGGATACAGGAGAAAGAATGCTTTTAAACTTTGGTCATACTTTAGGTCATGCAGTAGAGAAACATTATAGGTATGAAAAGTATACTCATGGAGAAGCTGTGGCAATAGGCATGTATCACATAACAAAAAAAGGTGAAGCAATGGGAATAACAGAGAAGGGAACGAAGAATTTCATAAAAGAAATACTTTGTAAATATGATTTGCCCTATGAAATGCCTCCTATGGATCAAGAAGAAATCATTAAAACCATCGGACTTGATAAGAAAAACAAGGGACAATATATGAATATGGTATTGATCAAAAAAATAGGGGAAAGTTTCATTGAAAAAATTCATAGAAAAGATATTGAAGTCCTTATATAG